The Acidobacteriota bacterium genome contains the following window.
TCGGCGGAGCGGTGACGGACGACGTGTCGCGTTCAAGCCTGCAGCTCAGCCTCGAGAATAAGAAGGTGGTCGCGAATATAGACGAATATATAAGAAATCTCAGCTCGATAGCCGACGGCAGATCGGATGTGATCGGCTACGCATTTGCCATCAATGGCCAGATCAACAGTGCGGACATTTACGTCTCAAACGCACTGTTCAAAAAGCTCTGGCTCAAGAACCTCAAGGCCACCGCGACCGAAGCTGTCTCAGAAGCCCGTGGCATCCGCCTCGCCGAGCCGGTCAAGGCCGACGCGATCAAGGGTTTTATGGACGATTCCGAAAAAGCCCGTTCAAAAGAACGCTCCGCCGGCCCAACTGGCCGCGTCATCACCCGCGAAGACAAATACAACGTCATGGTCGAAGCCGTCGACGAGAAGTCGAAGGTCGTCGTTCACAAGACATACGTTCGAAAAGGTAATTAGAATTTAGGTCATTCAGGCCTAAATATCAGGCCCGAAATTCCTGTCTGCAATTTACGTCGCTGTTTTGCAGACAGGAAATTCGGGCCTGATCTGTTGGGGTTCGATCCTACTGTTCGCGCGCGCCGAGGCTTCTTTGATTAGCGAAATGTTCGACGATCTCGCCTGCGGCTTTTTGACCGATAAACGGCCGAAGTTCCTCGATCGACGCTTTTGCAATTCGCTCGATCGATCCGAGATTCTTCAACAGTTTCAGTTTACGTTTCTCGCCGATGCCAGGAATTTCGGACAGTTCGGACGAGAAATCTCGTTTCTCACGCCGCTTGCGGTGGAATTCGATGGCCGTTTTATGCGTTTCTTCGCGGATCTGGAGGATCAGGCGGAAGGCGAGCGAGTGGCGGTCGAATGGGATCGGTTGGTCCTCGCGGCCGTAGATCAGCAGGTGCGAGATCTGGTTGTGCTGTTTTTGCGGCTTGACGAGGCCGACGAGCATTATTTGTTCGAGATCGAGAGCTTGCATCGCGGCAGCAGCGGCCGAAAGCTGGCCTTTGCCGCCGTCGATGAAGATCAGCTCGGGCAAAGGCTTTTCCTCGGCCAGCAGGCGTTTGTAGCGGCGAAAAACCGCTTCGTGCATCGACGCGAAATCGTTCGCACCCTCGACCGATTTGATGATGAATCGGCGATAATGTCCTTTCGCCGGTTTGCCGTTCTCAAAGACGACGATTCCTGCGACGTTCTCCGCTCCCGAGATATTCGAGATGTCGAACGACTCGATCCGTTCAGGAAAATATGAGAGTTCGAGCAGTTCCTGAAGTTCTTCGAGTACCTTTTGCGAATCGGGTTTGAGCACTCGGAAACGCTGTTCGAAGGCGATCTTGGCGTTGGTTTCGACGAGCTCGACGAGGCTCCGTTTGGTGCCGCGTTTGGGGTCGAGGATCTTCACACGGCGGCCGCGGCGTTCGGTCAGGGCTTTCTCCAGCACCTCGCGGTCGTCGAAATCCTGCGGAACGTGAATTTCTAAAGGCACGTAATCGGTCGAGTAATACTGAGCCAAAACCACGCTTAGAAATTCCGCCGGGTTGAACGTATCGTCCTCAACGAGATCTTCCCAAAAGAACTCACGCCGCCCGACGATGCGGCCTTCGCGCATGGTGAAGAGCTGCAGGGCGAGGCGTTGATTTTCGCGATAAAATCCTATGATATCGATGTCGAGATCGGCCGTCGTCGCCATCTTTTGCTGCTCGCTGAGGGCCAAGACCGTCTTGCTGAGGTCGCGGTATTTGGCGGCGAGTTCGTATTGGCCGTTCTCGGAATAGTGCCACATGCGGGCCTCGAGGGTTTTGGCGAGTTCCTTGTTTTTGCCCTCGAGCAGGATCTTTACATCGGCGGCGGCTTCCTCATATTCCTTTTTTGTACAAAGCCCTTTGACACACGGGCCGAGGCAGCGTTTTAGGTGGTATTCGAGACACGGGCGGGCGAGTTTGCCGTCGATCTCGATCTCGCAGGTTCGGAGCTGAAAGGCACGATTGACCAGGTTCAGCGTGTTGCGAGCCATCGTCGCAGGCAAAAAAGGGCCGTAATAGCTGGAGCCGTCACGCACGATCTTTCGCGTGACGACGACCTTTGGGAATGGTTCGTTCGTGAGCTTGAGATGTGGATATGATTTATCGTCCTTTAGAAAAACGTTGAATCGCGGCTTGTGCTTTTTGATCAGGTTCGATTCCAGGACCAATGCCTCGACCTCATTATCGACGACGATAAACTCAAAATCCGTGATGTTTTTTACGAGCTGGCGAGTTTTCGGGTCGTGATTGCGGCTCGATTGAAAGTAAGACCGCACGCGGTTCTTCAGATTCTTTGCCTTGCCGACGTAGATGATCTTTCCGGCCGCATTCTTATGAATGTAAATGCCGGCATCCGTTGGTAAGGTTTTGAGTTTTTCGGCGATCGTCACACTCATATTTTAGCTTGATGCAACGAGATTTCACCACTGGGAGAACCTGGGTTGGTGTTTGGAGAGAAGCAGTGTTATAAAACTCGCTATCGTTGCTTAACCAAAAGAGAGGTTTAATCACTATGACCATGCGTTGGATCGTCGTTAGCATCACTATTTTTGCGTTCCTTACTCAGCCATTTGTGCTTTTGGCCCAGGCTTCGAATGATTGGCGCAGCGTGAAGGCCCTCGCCGGGGGCACGGAAGTTCGTGTCGAGACCAAGGCGGGTAAGAAGATCGACGGCACTATCGAAGCCGTTTCGGATAGCACGATCGGTGTTTCCTCAAAAGGCAAAACTGAAGAAGTTGCTTTCACGGACGTCAAAAAGGTCCATCAGGTCAAAAACGGTTCGCGGGGGCCGGGAATTGCCATAGGAGCGGCCGCCGGGGCAGGAGTTGGTGCAGCGATCGGCGGCGGAGTGCTGGCCGCAACCGGCGGTAGCGACGACACGGGCGGCGTGATCGCTCCCTTCATCGCCGTTGGTGCCGGTTTAGGAGCTCTCGCCGGGGCATTGATCCCCAGAAAGAAACGCACCTTAATTTACGAAGCGAAATAGCGGCTTTGCGTTCTCACGGCCTTTCGCGTAAAACTTTCAGTACGTGAAGACCATCGTAACAAATTCCCCGCTCGAAGCCGCGGCATTCATCAAAAACGTCGGCACTGTCGCATTTCCGACGGAGACGGTCTATGGCCTCGGTGCGAACGTCTTTGACGCTGAAGCGGTCGCGAAGATTTTTGAAGCGAAACGCCGCCCGGCTGACAACCCGCTGATCGCGCACGTTGCGAACCTTGCTCAAATCCGTGAACTTGCGTCCGAAGTTAAGGAAAACGCCCGGAATTTTATCGATGCTCTGTTTCCCGGCCCACTTACGTTAGTTCTGCCAAAATCCGACCGAGTCCCGCTCATCGCGACCGCCGGGCTTGATACTATCGGCGTGCGGATGCCGCGTCACGAACTCGCGCAACGATTTCTCGAAGCCTGTGGCGTTCCGGTCGTTGCTCCTTCAGCAAACCTATCAGGACGACCAAGCCCGACAACGTGGCAGGCTGTTCTCGAAGATCTCGATGGCCGCATCAACTGCATTTTGCAGGGCGAGGCGACCGAGATCGGGCTGGAATCGACGGTTGTCGATTGCTCATTAGGAGTTCCGGTTTTGCTGCGGCAAGGTGCGGTTTCGCTCGCAGAATTACAAGCAGTCGTTGCTGAGACTGTTGAGAATAAGGTCGTCAATGGCCGCGCAGTTCGGAGCCCGGGGTTAATGCACAGGCATTATTCTCCGCGGGCAAAGGTCGTGCTTATCGATCATGGATCTGAGTCCCCAAATTTGAGATCTGAAAATTCTGCATACCTCGGACTCAGACGGCCCAAATGCGAATTCAAAAAGGCTTTGCTGTGCTCCTCAGTGGAGATCTACGCTCATGTTGTTTTCGAATTCTTTCGCGAATGCGATCGGGAATCGGTCGATACGATCTATTGTGAGATCGTCCCTGAGTCCGGCATCGGAGCGGCTCTGATGGATCGGTTGCGACGGGCGGCGGAGGGTGAGCGTCATGAGTCCAAAGACTAAAGTCTTAAGACAAAGATCAATTGACCGCGATCTCGACAATGGCGAGTTCGGTGTTGTCTTTTAGCACTCGAGTTGTGATGCGGCTGTCTTTTGTGAGAACCGCAAGGTGTTCGATGGGAACAAGAACTAACGCCGATTTACCGTTTTCCCGGGCGAGATATGGCAGCAGGTCGTCGACGTGGTAGAACGTTCGTTGTTTGCCGGTTTCGTCACGTAGAAGGCGGCCGGGTGCATAGAATTCGGCATTGTGCGAAAGCGTGTACACCATGAAAACCCGCTGCTCAGAGAATCCGCGAGTATTTGCATCCGCAATCAGTGACCTGACGGAATCGGCCTCAGCAAATTTCGGTACGACGAAGATCAATAATGCGACGATGCTGATAAGTGTGGTCATGGCGGTGGTCATCACTATC
Protein-coding sequences here:
- a CDS encoding threonylcarbamoyl-AMP synthase; translated protein: MKTIVTNSPLEAAAFIKNVGTVAFPTETVYGLGANVFDAEAVAKIFEAKRRPADNPLIAHVANLAQIRELASEVKENARNFIDALFPGPLTLVLPKSDRVPLIATAGLDTIGVRMPRHELAQRFLEACGVPVVAPSANLSGRPSPTTWQAVLEDLDGRINCILQGEATEIGLESTVVDCSLGVPVLLRQGAVSLAELQAVVAETVENKVVNGRAVRSPGLMHRHYSPRAKVVLIDHGSESPNLRSENSAYLGLRRPKCEFKKALLCSSVEIYAHVVFEFFRECDRESVDTIYCEIVPESGIGAALMDRLRRAAEGERHESKD
- the uvrC gene encoding excinuclease ABC subunit UvrC produces the protein MTIAEKLKTLPTDAGIYIHKNAAGKIIYVGKAKNLKNRVRSYFQSSRNHDPKTRQLVKNITDFEFIVVDNEVEALVLESNLIKKHKPRFNVFLKDDKSYPHLKLTNEPFPKVVVTRKIVRDGSSYYGPFLPATMARNTLNLVNRAFQLRTCEIEIDGKLARPCLEYHLKRCLGPCVKGLCTKKEYEEAAADVKILLEGKNKELAKTLEARMWHYSENGQYELAAKYRDLSKTVLALSEQQKMATTADLDIDIIGFYRENQRLALQLFTMREGRIVGRREFFWEDLVEDDTFNPAEFLSVVLAQYYSTDYVPLEIHVPQDFDDREVLEKALTERRGRRVKILDPKRGTKRSLVELVETNAKIAFEQRFRVLKPDSQKVLEELQELLELSYFPERIESFDISNISGAENVAGIVVFENGKPAKGHYRRFIIKSVEGANDFASMHEAVFRRYKRLLAEEKPLPELIFIDGGKGQLSAAAAAMQALDLEQIMLVGLVKPQKQHNQISHLLIYGREDQPIPFDRHSLAFRLILQIREETHKTAIEFHRKRREKRDFSSELSEIPGIGEKRKLKLLKNLGSIERIAKASIEELRPFIGQKAAGEIVEHFANQRSLGAREQ